TTGGGATCACGGTAAAGGCCCTGGCGGTCGAAAGCGGGCTTCTGATCGAAGAAATAGATTTGCACTTTGGAATCCGGCAGGAAGGCCGACTTGCCGTTGGCGACATGGGTTTCGTTTCCCCACGGCACCATCATGTCCTTCAGGCGAATCACGTCGCGCAGAACGTACCGGCGTTCGTTGACACTGCGGTAGTTGGGCATCATGACGCGGATGTCATGATCCAGTTCTTTCAGCGCTTTGGGAAGGGCGTTGGCAGTGTCCGCGAGCAGGCTGGTGCCAACGAAGGGCGAGATTTCCGCTGCCACATAAAAAATTTTGAATTTGTTTTTCATTACGCCTTTCCTGTTTCTTCAGCTTGCATAACTCGTTCACTGCTGAGGCCGGCGGGCGGTGTGCGCCGCGCGGCGGGGTCAGAGGCGAGCATCGCGCAGGTGCTGGGCCGCGATTTCCGGGGGCGTGGGGTTGATGTAAAAACCCGAACCCCATTCAAACCCTGCAACCCTGGTGAGTTTCGGGATAATCTCGAGGTGCCAGTGGTATTCCAGCGAGGCCGGCTCCTGCAGCGGGAAAGTATGCAGAATGAAATTGTAATGCGGATCATCCAGGGCACTGCTGATGCGCTGCAGTGTCTCCTGCAGGGTCACCGCCAAACCGTGGTAGAGCTCCGGCTCGGTGGCCTCGAAATGCGAGACATGCCGGGTGGGGAGCAGCCAGGTTTCAAAGGGGAAGCGCGGGGCAAAAGGCTCGATTGCAACATAGTCGGCGCGCGCCACCACCACGCGCTTGCCGGAATGCAGCTCCTGGCGGAGAATGTCACAGTAGATGCAGCGCTCTTTCAACTCGAAATGCTGGTGGGCACCGAACAATTCCTCCTGTACACGCTTGGGAATGATGGGGGTGGCGATCAGTTGCGAGTGCGAATGTTCCAGTGAGGCGCCGGCGGCTGTGCCGCGGTTTTTGAACACCAGAATGTATTTGAAGCGGGTGTCATTCTTCAAATCCAGAATGCGCGCGCGATAGGTCAGCAAAATGTCCTGGACATGATCGAGGGACAGATCCGCCAGCTCGGCCAGATGATTGGGGGTCTCGATGATCACTTCATGGGCCCCCACACCGTTCATCAGATCATACAAGCCCTCGCCACGGGGATTGAGATCGCCTTCAATTTGCAGTGCCGGAAATTTGTTGGGCACGACACGGATGCTCCAACCGGTGGTGTTGGGGGCAGAAGAGTTGGGGCGGAGGGCGACGATCTCGGGGGGGGTTTTGTCCTCGTTGCCCGGGCAAAACGGGCAGAACCCGCCGGAGCGCACCTTGGGTCCGACGAGCCAGTCGCCAGGCCGCTTGCCCCGTTCGGTCGAAATGATCACCCAACGATTGGTAATAGGGTCCTTGCGTAGCTCCGGCATGCGTGGTTCTGGTATCTTGCGATTTTCATCAGATTCCTGCTTTGGCAGAGTCGTCCGCCAGCAGACTGCGAGACACGGCGAAGCGGCCGCCGGGCCGGGTGCGGCGTTGCTTATCTCGGCAGCGGCGAAGTCTGCGGATCTTCTCCGGCGGTCGGCGATTGGCGGCTGCAGAGATTTCCCGCCTGCAGAGGGAAATCCGGTTCAAGCGCGTGTAATGAAAAAGGTGGCGCAAGGCCACCCCGTGGGCGCATCAACAGCAGCGCGATACTGAGCGCGTTTCTTCCCGCAGCAGGCCGGCCTACATCTGGCTGAGATAACGCCTGGCTTTGGCAACGTATTCGCTGTTGGGGTAGATGGCGAGCAGTTGCTCCAGCTCACTGCGTGCGCGGGCACGGTCCCCCAGCCGCAAATAGCACAGCCCCAGCTTCAAGTGAGCATCATCCAGCTTGTCCGAGCGTGAGAAGGCGAGCAGCTTTTGAAATTCCGCGACAGCCTGTACGTAATTGCCCAGCCCGTAATAGCATTCGCCGATCCAGTATTGGGCATTGTCCGCCAGGCTGTTCTTGTCGTCTTCCGCCAGCAGCTCGGCAAAGAGCTGGATGGCCTGGTGATATAGTTTTTGTTCGTACAGCTCGCGGGCCTGGGCATAACGCTGGGCATAGTTGCCGCTGACGGTGACCGCCCGGCTGTTGCCGCTGCTGCGTTTTTGCGCCGCCTCCAGTTCGGCTTGCAGGGCCTGCAGACGGCGTTCCTTCTCGTTCACCTCCGCTTGCAGCGAGGAAATTTGCTGGTTCTTCTCCTGCAATTCGCGCTGCAGGCGCGACACCTCGCTGCTGGTCTCCGGCTGCACCATCGCCACCGGCGCCGTGGTGTCGGGTTTACTGGCGGCGGCTTCCGGCTTTTTGGCTTCCGGGACGATGCCCAACAACCGCAACACTTCGTTCTCGTCCTCGGTGGTGGCAGGCGGCGCACCTTGCTCCCCGCCTTCCAGCAGGCGATCGATATCCACCTCTTCGCCGGAAGTGCCTTCGGTTTGGGCGGCTTTTCGACCGCCGCCACAAGCGGTGAGCAACACCAAAACCGACGCTGCCAGCAGCACGAGAGCAGCCGGTGAAATTGTCCGACGCAAAACTCTTTGCCTCATTACCGTCTCCTGGTCACACTTGGATGGACCCGCTGATATGTCCTGGCGCCACACAGAGCCGTGCGGTGCATTTGCTGTGACGTCTTACTTTTGATGGCGCTTGACCACATAGCCGGCAGCACCCCAGCCGCCCACTGCTGCAAAAAAAGTGGCGACCCGCCACCAGGTTTCCTGGCCATGTACCATGATGTAGTTCGGCCGATTCGGCAGTCCGCTGTAACCCAGCCCGCTGATGGCTTCATCGACTGCCACCACGCAATACTCCAGGCCGCCTTTGGGAATGCTGGGGCCGGGAATGATGGCCTCGTAGATTTCCTGATCATTGGTCGTCATCGGCTCCACCAGCCAGCGTCGCACGTTGAC
This genomic window from candidate division KSB1 bacterium contains:
- the galT gene encoding galactose-1-phosphate uridylyltransferase, whose product is MPELRKDPITNRWVIISTERGKRPGDWLVGPKVRSGGFCPFCPGNEDKTPPEIVALRPNSSAPNTTGWSIRVVPNKFPALQIEGDLNPRGEGLYDLMNGVGAHEVIIETPNHLAELADLSLDHVQDILLTYRARILDLKNDTRFKYILVFKNRGTAAGASLEHSHSQLIATPIIPKRVQEELFGAHQHFELKERCIYCDILRQELHSGKRVVVARADYVAIEPFAPRFPFETWLLPTRHVSHFEATEPELYHGLAVTLQETLQRISSALDDPHYNFILHTFPLQEPASLEYHWHLEIIPKLTRVAGFEWGSGFYINPTPPEIAAQHLRDARL
- a CDS encoding tetratricopeptide repeat protein, translated to MRQRVLRRTISPAALVLLAASVLVLLTACGGGRKAAQTEGTSGEEVDIDRLLEGGEQGAPPATTEDENEVLRLLGIVPEAKKPEAAASKPDTTAPVAMVQPETSSEVSRLQRELQEKNQQISSLQAEVNEKERRLQALQAELEAAQKRSSGNSRAVTVSGNYAQRYAQARELYEQKLYHQAIQLFAELLAEDDKNSLADNAQYWIGECYYGLGNYVQAVAEFQKLLAFSRSDKLDDAHLKLGLCYLRLGDRARARSELEQLLAIYPNSEYVAKARRYLSQM